The sequence CCCGGACGCCTTGCTGGTGGTGCTCACCCGCCGCGGCGTGCTCGCGAACCAGGTGGCGATGCTGCGCCCGCGCACGACCGGCTTCTTCGCCTTCACCCCGACCGAACGCGTTTGCCGCCAGCTCGGCCTGACCCGCGGCGTGCAGGCCTTCAAGCTGCCGTTCGCGGCCACGATCGAGGAAACCATCCAGCGCGCCACCGACCAACTGCGCGGGATGGAACTGGTGCGCCCGGGCACTCCTTTGGTGATTGTGTCGGACATCCTTTCCGACCACTTTGCAGCGAATTCCATTCTGCTGCACCACGCTTGATCGAATTGCTCCACGGCGACTGCCTCGAAGTCCTGCCCACCCTCCCGGCGGGCGGCTTCGATGCGGTTGTCACCTCCCCGCCCTACAACCTGGGCATCGATTACCGCACTTTCCGGGACACCGCCCCGCGCGCCGAGTTCCTGGAGTGGTGCCTGCGTTGGGCCGCCGGGGTGAAGCGCGCGCTGGCGGATGACGGATCGTTTTTCCTGAACGTCGGCGCCGCCCCGAAGAACCCGCTGATGCCGCACCAGCTCCTGCTGGCGCTCACCGATGGCGCGGAGCCGCTGTTCACGCTCCAGAACACCTTCCACTGGATCAAGTCGATCACGGTGGAAACCCGCGGCGGCGAGCGGATCAGCACCGGCCACTTCAAGCCGATCAATTCGAAGCGGTTCGTGAACGACTGCCACGAGTATGTCTTCCACCTGACGAAGACCGGGAATGTCCCGGTGGACCGCCGCGCCGCGGGCGTGCCCTACCAGGACAAGTCGAACATCGCGCGCTGGGGCCACACCGGCGGCGAGGACCTGCGCTGCCGGGGAAACACCTGGTTCATTCCCTACGACACG comes from Luteolibacter sp. LG18 and encodes:
- a CDS encoding site-specific DNA-methyltransferase, whose protein sequence is MIELLHGDCLEVLPTLPAGGFDAVVTSPPYNLGIDYRTFRDTAPRAEFLEWCLRWAAGVKRALADDGSFFLNVGAAPKNPLMPHQLLLALTDGAEPLFTLQNTFHWIKSITVETRGGERISTGHFKPINSKRFVNDCHEYVFHLTKTGNVPVDRRAAGVPYQDKSNIARWGHTGGEDLRCRGNTWFIPYDTIQSRDSERPHPATFPVALVDQCVKLHGKGKATRLLDPFLGIGTSAVAATRMELARFTGIELDEEYLKVARERCAEEAKERI